Below is a window of Jonesiaceae bacterium BS-20 DNA.
GCAGCCCCTCGCCCGTACGGAGCGCATGGGTCAACGCGTGTGAGAGCTGGCGCCTGTCGGCGGGCTTACGCTCGGAAAATTCCTTGGGCACCCGCACATAACCAATATTGCTCAGCCCGTGTGGCAACTCAGCGGTCGAGACCTGTTTGACCCGTCCGTGCTCGGTCACAATGGTGGGCCGGGGTCCGTGGAAATCCTGGTCGTAGCCGCGGGCAATGACCACCCCGTAGCCGGCCGAGCGGCCCGTGGGCATCTCAATCAGGTCACCGGGACGCAGGTCAATGAGGTCTTGGGTGATCTGGGCGCGGCGCTGTCCAGATACCTGCTGGCTCAGTTCCTTTTCGCGGACGGTGATGGCGGCACGAATCTTCATGTACTCGCCAAAGTCCCCGCGAGAGCACTCCATCGCTTCCCGGTAGCCTTCTAGCGCTTCCGTATTTTTAGATGCCATCCGAGCGAGGTTGACCACACCTCGGTCAGCCTGGAACTGGGCAAAGGAAGTCTCAAGGATCTCCTTGGCCTTCGCCTTTCCTACCTGGTCAACAAGGTTAACGGCCATGTTGTAGCTCGGGGCAAAACTGGATTTGAGCGGGTACAACCTTTTCGATGCCAGCCCGGCTAGCGCTATCGGGTCCAGTCCCGGGTGGTCAACGACCACCGCGTGACCTTCGACGTCGATTCCGCGCCGACCGGCACGTCCGGTCAGCTGGGTGTACTGCCCCGGCGTGATATCAACGTGTCCGGAACCGTCCCATTTGACCAACTTTTCCAGCACGACGGTGCGGGCCGGCATGTTAATGCCAAGCGCTAGTGTCTCGGTTGCAAAGACCACCTTGATCAGGCCCCGAGAGAACAGCTCTTCAACGGTTTCCTTGAATAGCGGCAGCATCCCGGCGTGGTGAGCAGCGATTCCATGGGTCAGGCTGTCGAGCCAGCCCCAGTAGCCGAGGACCTGCAGGTCCTCGGGGGGAATTGAGGAGCATCGAGTTTCTGCGATGATCCGAATTTCTTCTGCCTGTTGCTCGGTTGTCAGGCTCATGCCCGAGGCCCGGCATTGTGCGACCGCGTCATCGCAGGCGGCTCTTGAGAAAATAAAGTAGATCGCCGGCAAGAGGTCGGCGCGTTCGAGCTCGCGCAGAACCGCGAACCGTGGTGGGCCGCGTTGTCCGCTGTGTTGGCCTCCCCCGCGGGGCCCGTGTCCGCCACGTCCGCGGTTTTGGTAACCGCGGCGGTCTCGAAACTGCGCGTCGGATCCGCGGCGCATGTGCGCGAGTAAGTCCGGGTTGATTGGCGGGTTAACGCCGGGGTCGGTGGGATCAACGTGGTGGGCATAGAGGTCTAGCAGGCCGCCGGGGCTCTCGCCCCGCGATGACGTGATGACGTGCTGCCATAGTGGGACCGGGCGCCGCTCACTGACCACAACGGTGGTTGAGCCGCGCACGACTGAAAGCCAATCCCCAAATTCCTCGGCGTTTGAAACCGTTGCCGAGAGGGATACCAGTTGCACGGACTGGTCGAGGTGGATAATGACCTCTTCCCAAACTGAGCCGCGGAACCGGTCAGCCAGGTAGTGAACCTCATCCATGACCACGTAACCGAGGTCAGCTACGGACGAGCTACCCGCGTACAGCATGTTGCGCAGGACCTCGGTGGTCATGACAACGACTTGTGCGTTCGAGTTAAT
It encodes the following:
- a CDS encoding DEAD/DEAH box helicase encodes the protein MSPKRSRHRERRRTNNISQQTSVSSSRSTQKAAPAEPSPAERYARSRKISTAGSVQLEAFRSEFDFELDDFQIEACIALESGDGVLVAAPTGAGKTIVGEFAIHMALAKGRKAFYTTPIKALSNQKYHDLVRKYGPDAVGLLTGDTSINSNAQVVVMTTEVLRNMLYAGSSSVADLGYVVMDEVHYLADRFRGSVWEEVIIHLDQSVQLVSLSATVSNAEEFGDWLSVVRGSTTVVVSERRPVPLWQHVITSSRGESPGGLLDLYAHHVDPTDPGVNPPINPDLLAHMRRGSDAQFRDRRGYQNRGRGGHGPRGGGQHSGQRGPPRFAVLRELERADLLPAIYFIFSRAACDDAVAQCRASGMSLTTEQQAEEIRIIAETRCSSIPPEDLQVLGYWGWLDSLTHGIAAHHAGMLPLFKETVEELFSRGLIKVVFATETLALGINMPARTVVLEKLVKWDGSGHVDITPGQYTQLTGRAGRRGIDVEGHAVVVDHPGLDPIALAGLASKRLYPLKSSFAPSYNMAVNLVDQVGKAKAKEILETSFAQFQADRGVVNLARMASKNTEALEGYREAMECSRGDFGEYMKIRAAITVREKELSQQVSGQRRAQITQDLIDLRPGDLIEMPTGRSAGYGVVIARGYDQDFHGPRPTIVTEHGRVKQVSTAELPHGLSNIGYVRVPKEFSERKPADRRQLSHALTHALRTGEGLRPTSEDGSVTPRRRSNAQDDPVLRDLRASLKAHPCHGCPEREDHARWGHRLRQLEQDHRTLLRKIDGRTGSIGKVFERVCVVLRELDYLAPDDHGNFVVTQSGRSLKRLYAENDLLLAQCLQTDVWAQLDPSQLAAAVSTLLYSSRREEDTSVMIPGGPDGKLAKALDETVRVWSRLTDLEEANRLQETQDLDFGLVVPMHKWVRGRNLDSVLHGTELTAGDFVRWCKQVLDVLDQIVQATDNAALRRSASQAITSVKRGVVAYSSV